In a single window of the Centropristis striata isolate RG_2023a ecotype Rhode Island chromosome 18, C.striata_1.0, whole genome shotgun sequence genome:
- the LOC131990870 gene encoding kinesin-like protein KIF3C translates to MSKNKSSESVKVVVRCRPLNQREESNGPAGGIVQMDLRLGQVILRNPRAPASEPQKTFTFDAVYDANSKQRDLYDESVRPLIDSVLAGFNGTIFAYGQTGTGKTYTMQGAWMDPEKRGVIPNAFDHIFTHISRSQSDRQYLVRASYLEIYLEEVRDLLDPNHGSARALELRESPESGVYVRDLTSCVCKSIKEIEEVMNVGNQARAVGATDMNEHSSRSHALFLITVECSQPGPDGRKHIRVGRLNLVDLAGSERQAKTGVQGERLKEAAKINLSLSALGNVISALADGRSGHVPYRDSKLTRLLQDSLGGNAKTVMVATLGPSSLHYDETLTTLRYANRAKNIQNQPRVNEDPKDALLREFQMEIARLRAQLNHRKWRSKQKKEQVDGEGWERDGDEETDGEGEGEGVEKEAEDYVKLEEQRLEREKQDIREDQFMLAEEKQRLLGEKERMMGDLRKEQEATEQLTAKYKAMESKLLVGGKNIMDHTNEQQKMLEVKRHEIAEQTRSEREIQQQMLAQDEETLELRETFTSLQQEVEAKTKKLKKLYAKLQCIKAEIQDVNDEHVRSRQELEQTQNELTRELKFKYLIIENFIPPEEKNKIMNRLTFDPEEDQWKFQPLVPAESKSSQMKKRPTSAVGYKRPISQYARVAIAMGPHSRYRAENIMFLELDMTPPNTASLDRSAESEPNQSQSLDNSPTKDSGVRKSRSWCQTPKSITSSSSNVSLAACLTATPMTAQ, encoded by the exons ATGTCAAAAAATAAGAGCAGCGAGTCAGTGAAGGTGGTAGTTCGATGCCGTCCTTTGAACCAGAGAGAGGAGTCCAATGGGCCTGCAGGGGGCATCGTGCAGATGGACCTGCGGCTCGGACAGGTGATCCTCAGAAACCCTCGAGCACCGGCCAGCGAGCCCCagaaaacattcacatttgATGCTGTTTATGATGCAAACTCCAAACAGCGAGACCTGTACGACGAGAGCGTGCGGCCCCTGATAGATTCAGTGCTGGCAGGGTTCAATGGCACCATATTTGCGTATGGACAAACCGGAACTGGGAAGACGTACACCATGCAGGGGGCGTGGATGGACCCAGAGAAACGCGGTGTGATCCCCAACGCGTTCGACCACATCTTCACGCACATCTCCCGCTCCCAGTCTGATAGGCAGTATCTGGTGCGGGCGTCCTACCTCGAAATCTACTTGGAGGAGGTTCGGGATCTTCTCGATCCCAACCACGGCAGCGCCAGAGCCCTGGAGCTCCGGGAGAGTCCGGAGTCTGGGGTGTACGTGCGCGACCTCACATCATGTGTCTGCAAGAGCATCAAGGAGATCGAGGAGGTGATGAACGTGGGGAACCAGGCGAGGGCGGTCGGGGCGACGGACATGAACGAACACTCGTCTCGGTCCCACGCTCTGTTCCTGATCACAGTGGAGTGCAGCCAGCCCGGACCAGATGGGAGGAAACACATCCGGGTCGGACGCCTCAACCTGGTGGATCTGGCTGGCAGCGAACGCCAAGCCAAGACAGGCGTCCAGGGCGAGCGCCTGAAAGAGGCCGCCAAGATCAACCTATCCTTGTCAGCACTGGGGAACGTGATCTCAGCACTGGCCGATGGGCGCAGCGGCCATGTGCCGTACCGGGACTCCAAGCTGACCCGGTTGTTGCAGGACTCATTGGGCGGGAATGCAAAAACTGTCATGGTTGCCACCTTAGGCCCGTCCTCGCTGCACTACGACGAGACCCTCACCACCCTCCGCTACGCCAACCGCGCCAAGAACATCCAGAACCAGCCCAGGGTCAACGAGGACCCCAAGGACGCTTTACTGCGCGAGTTCCAGATGGAGATCGCTCGCCTCAGGGCCCAGCTCAACCACAGGAAGTGGAGGAGCAAACAGAAGAAGGAGCAGGTGGATGGCGAGGGCTGGGAGAGAGACGGGGATGAGGAGACGGACGGTGAGGGGGAAGGGGAGGGGGTGGAGAAGGAGGCGGAGGACTACGTGAAGCTGGAGGAGCAGCGGTTGGAGAGGGAGAAACAGGACATCAGAGAAGATCAGTTCATGTTGGCTGAGGAGAAGCAGAGGCTCctgggagagaaggagaggatgaTGGGAGATCTGAGGAAGGAGCAGGAAGCCACCGAGCAGCTGACCGCCAAATACAAG gCGATGGAGAGCAAACTGCTGGTCGGTGGAAAGAACATCATGGATCACACCAACGAGCAGCAGAAGATGCTGGAGGTGAAAAGGCACGAGATCGCTGAGCAG ACGCGCAGCGAGAGGGAGATCCAGCAGCAGATGTTGGCCCAGGACGAAGAGACGCTGGAGCTGAGAGAGACGTTCACTTCTctgcagcaggaggtggaggCCAAGACCAAGAAACTCAAGAAG CTGTACGCCAAGCTTCAGTGCATCAAAGCGGAGATCCAGGACGTGAACGACGAGCACGTGAGGAGCCGACAGGAGCTGGAACAAACGCAGAACGAGCTCACCAGAGAGCTCAAGTTCAA GTATCTGATCATAGAGAACTTCATCCCTCCAGAGGAGAAGAATAAGATCATGAAcaggctgacctttgaccccgagGAGGATCAGTGGAAGTTCCAGCCTCTCGTTCCCGCTGAGAG TAAATCCTCGCAGATGAAGAAAAGGCCGACGTCTGCAGTCGGGTACAAAAGACCGATCAGCCAGTACGCCAGGGTTGCCATAGCAATGGGACCACACTCCAGATACAGG gctgagAACATCATGTTTCTGGAGCTGGACATGACTCCTCCTAACACCGCCTCACTGGATCGCTCAGCGGAGTCGGAGCCGAACCAAAGTCAGTCTCTGGACAACTCGCCCACCAAGGACAGCGGCGTCCGCAAGTCTCGCTCCTG gtgcCAGACTCCAAAATCCATCACTTCCTCTTCTTCTAACGTTTCCCTGGCAGCATGTCTCACTGCTACACCCATGACGGCGCAGTAA